One Desulfovibrio litoralis DSM 11393 genomic window, ATTATAGTTTAACAAAGTAATGGCTTTAAACCTTTCGCGAGCCAATAAAACCCCGGTAGCATTTGCACCGGTCAAATCATCGGCAATAATCATTATTTTATCCACAAACTTACCTCAAAAAATCTCTTTTATACTCTATGAGGCGATTATATACTATAAAATAAAAAAATGCTATTACAACCAAAAGTGGGACTTATCTTAGCAATAAGTCCCACTTTTTCGATATAGATATTATATTAATACTCGAAGAATTTATGGAAATCGCACAAAAAAAGAGAAGCTGAGCTGTTATTTCTCAGTTTCTCTTTTTTATATTTTTTTAGTATTATTGATGCGTTTATTATTAATAAATATCTAAGACAACACATTTATTGCCTTAGATATAAAAATAGTCTGTATACAAAAAATACAAATAGGTTATCAATAACGGACAAACTTAATTTATCACGCCTATTTTATAGCCCAATTAAGCTCTTTGTCCAAGGCTTGGCAAACCGTCATTCATCCTTGTGGCAACAGACAATTCAGGATTTTTAACTTGAACATTTTCAAATTGAATAGCCGTACCGTAACAAGTAAAAAATTTACTTCCATCAGGGTGAAACGCAATCGCTTCATTATATCCGACAATCGCCTGAGCCCCTTTGTTTACGGCTCTTGCCGCCATTCCGAAAAATGCTTCTTCAGAATCATATCCACGACAAATAACAAGCCCAAGTACCTTACTTATTTTGCGATCATCAAGTTCATCAGTCGTAACAACAGGGAAACGACCATTTAAAAACAACTCTTTTACTCGTTCAAGATTTTCTATCTTGCGAGCAGCGGGCTTTTGTTTCTTTTTATCACCACCAAGTAAAAAAAACATTTCGGACTCCTAAGTGAAAATTTTAGCAACTCATCAATCTATAAAAGATATTAAAATATTGCCACAACACAGAACCTTTATGCAAAGAGCTTGCCAAACCGATCTATTATAAAAACATAATAAAATAAATACATTACATAAACAAATTAAACACACACACATTTTAGTGCCATAAAAATGACAAGAGTTTAGAAAATGAGATTACTTTTTTAACATATTAAGACCATTGCAAAACTCCATTTTGCATTCTTTTGTTATCATAAAAATCACAAAAACAAATCCGCCAACAACTTGGCAGAACAAATTATCTTTTAAAACAAGACCATTGCAAAACTATGTTTTGCGTGCTTTTATTATCGTTTGATGCTCTATATGTACATAGCATCAAACGTTTTAAGACACAAAAACCACTAATTTTACAAGGTAATTCCAACCATTTTGGGCTAGTGTCTTTCCGGAGTGTTTTTCTGGCAAAAGCCAATTTGATACTATTGTTCAATAGTCTCAAAACATTAAAAATAATGCTTGACTATTTAAAACCAAAAAACTAGTTATATAGTTATGAATACAAGATATATAAAAGAACTACCTAACCATTGGCTTCCTATAGAAAAAGTCTTTTCCGCTTTAGGCGATCAAATAAGACAAAAAATTTTATTGTTGTTTGAACCAAATGAAGAAATTTCAATAAAAACAATCGTTGAAACCATAGGGTTAAGCCGAAGTGCAGTGGTACACCACCTAAAAATTTTAGAAGAAGCAAAGTTGCTTGTTCCTCGCAAACAAGGGCGAGAATTAATGTATAAAGTAAACTACATAGTGGCGTTAGAAGCGGTTGACAAACTTAAAATTTATATCCAAGAAGAATTTAATCATGACACAAACTAATAGCGACAAGCAACATGAGACAACAAAAATCGTTGAAAAAGACAACTGGAAGGCATTGGCACCAATGGGCATCGCTTTTGGAATGGGTACTTTTAACGACAATTTTTTTAAACAGACCGCCTTGTTATTGTCTGCCAGTTCAGGCTTTGCCGACATTCAAACTTCTGCCACTATTTTATTTGCCCTGCCCTTTGTGTTGTGTTCAACGTGGGCAGGTTGGTTAGCCGATAAAATATCAAAGCAAACAATTGTAGTCTGGGCAAAATTTTTAGAACTTATCGCCATGCTCATCGGTGCGGTTTCATTTTA contains:
- a CDS encoding ArsR/SmtB family transcription factor — protein: MNTRYIKELPNHWLPIEKVFSALGDQIRQKILLLFEPNEEISIKTIVETIGLSRSAVVHHLKILEEAKLLVPRKQGRELMYKVNYIVALEAVDKLKIYIQEEFNHDTN